The following nucleotide sequence is from Strigops habroptila isolate Jane chromosome Z, bStrHab1.2.pri, whole genome shotgun sequence.
ATATAAAATGTTCAGTTTCATTTGCAGGTTAGAGAACAATGTCACTTACTATTAAGGCACTGGCGCATACTAGCTAAGAAAATTTTCGAGAACCACTTGAGCAAATATTTGACATGGCTTTTCTAGGTGTAGTTGGACAGGCCTACAGAATTGGGTTGGTCttttgaggtcctttccaatgtCTATGTGAAAATATAGGCTTCTATCTTTCTGGACCCTGGCttagcaaaacagcaaaaacccAAAGTTATTTCTGAGAAAGTTGTTGAGTAATTTACACTCTGTAACTTTTGGAGACGTTTGCAGTGgtacattatttattatttttccagtgttcaAAGTGTTCTAGGAAATTCATAATGCAAACTCAGTTCCCAACAGGAGATCGAAAGCTTTTGGCTTTCATACCTGGGGAGTCTGGtatacacaaaagaaaataccattATTGTATTTAGCCTTTTTtagcagagaaaatgcagtttggTGTAAGCTCCATcgtaaaatgcttttcttctctgaacttCCTCCCAGAGTGGCAACAGGGTTCTGTGTTCCATCATTCTAGACCACTACCAGGGACCATCAATAATAAACTACGATGATGAGAATGGCAAAACATGTATgcacattgctgctgcttcaggctACAGTGATATTATTAGTGAGCTGGCTAAAGTCCCGGAGTGCAACCTGCAGGCCCTTGATGTGGATGAGAGGTAACCATGGAAACTCTGAAACTGAAATTGCTGCTTCCTTTCTATTAACCTGAGACTAGCTCTGTTTATTCTATAATGGTGTTTCCTGTTTCACAGGCCATGGTCTAGTGCACTAGACTAATGAACTGCACTTAGGGAGAACCGTGCTTGCTCAGAAGCAGTGCAAAGCAGTCCAGCTCACATGTATCATACCTAGTATACTGACTAGTAGGAATGTTATTTAGCTTTGTGTTTCTGGtagaaaatgataaaattatGTGTGAAAGGACTGTGTCACCACTTGACTTAACTTCTTTCAATCAAAAGTGAacattcttttcaaaacaaTAGAACAGGATCCTATAACTTGAAGCTAGGATCCTGCTGCTATTTGTATTTAAGAAATGGCAATGTTCCCTTGTTTCATTTAAGAATGAAACACATTCTTATGTGTTTCATAAGAATGTTAACACAGTATTCCTATAGGACGAAGGGAACTTCACCTTCCATTTTGATGGAGCCTTTGATTTCTTCTGGGATGACATCCCTATATCATAAGCGCAGAAGAGTcatcttctttcctgtttttcagccCACAGCTACCTCCCTTGGAACTTTGctctaaaatttatttaaagcaaacagaaccAGCTGACTCTTCACATTGCTTATCCTGCTCAGTGCAGCAAAAGCCAACGTTTTCTTGGCTTAAGCCTTCAGGTACTTAAAATAATAGCATTCTTCATGGAAAAGTGCaataaaatggaacagaaataaaacccataGGGTTCTGGAGAAGTTTCTAAACATCAGTAAAACGTAGTTGAGAAGGCTgtgtttctacagaaaaaagGGTGAAGGGAGGAGTTTAACTACAGTGAAGAGCTCAGTAAGATATGACCTCATATTACACATTCTCAGATATTTCCATAGAAGATATTATAgttgaagagaggaaaagataaGCTGTTCACtataaatacagtaaatttCCATTCTATCATGTTTCTGACTGCATCCATCTGAAATCACTGGGATTGCAAagaaacaggcagagaaaagtcaattttattttttattctcgCAGCTTTCTTATGGCGTTTTCTGTGCTTCTAGatttttcataaaagcaaaGTAATACAATTACACAGATTCAAGACAATTACATCTGCTCCAGTCTGTGCCCATCGAAGAACACAGAAACTGACAAAGAGCCAATAACAGCCTGGTAGATGTGTCCAGTGTTTCTCATTCACCCAGAGGAGGCTTCTTTTGCAATTACCTCCACGGAGCCACCTGAGCTAACCATTGCTAATTGTGTTTGATGTAAAGATAAGAAGAGCTTGTCCCTATGCAGTAGACACTAtgaagatctttttttttctaattctgctttgaaaacttcagGGACTCCTCCCACTCTGCAActccagcagctgaagagaTGCTATTATATAGCATATATAGGCATTTTGCAGCCCCGTATCTACTTTCTCTACAGCTAAATAGTTGCACATAGATAGAAGCCAGTCTGTGACCTTATTACCACCACTGGCAACTACATCAGCATGGGGTAAGTCACTGAAGAATTCCATAAAATGGATGTTGTGGATCTGGATAAGTAGCACAGGAGCACACCTCATTATGTCATCAATAGTTTAAATAGTAAATTTATCCATCTGTTTTAATGATACTCTTTTTCTGTAGGACGCCTTTgcactgggctgcagcagcagggaaagctgaCTGTGTGCAGACACTGCTAGAGCTGGGGATAGAAAGCAACCCTCGAGACATCAATGAAAACACTCCTCTGACATACGCAATGTACTGTGGGCATACAGCATGCATTAATCTGCTGGCTCAGAACAGGTAAAACAAATGTTCACATCTTGCTCATGTATTGCCACTGACTAGAAAGCAAATatattgctttttgtttgctacTGCAGGGTTTGAGCCATGGGTGATGTCTCCTTGATTCATACGCAATACTCAGTTTAAGTTTTCCACCAAAGTAGCAACATTAGAATTAGTCATCTACTGAAAACTCATCACTGAGGTTACAGTGCTAGTCTGCCAATCAGCAGGGGGTTCTGAACCAAGAAGATGTgagtatagaatcatagaatcataggatagttagggttggaaaggtctTGCTCAGTTACCTTCACGCAGAAAATTTATCTTACGGAATAACTTCCCTCAGTATTACGCCCTCAGTATTATGCCTTCCACTTTTTTGAAATCTCTGTGCACTAGCTGTGTGCTCATATAATCTGACAGAGGGATAGACTGaacacaaaagcagctttgccagATAGatacataataaaataaatttcaagtTTGCATCCTCAGGATAAGGGTTTGGGAGTGTTTTCCTTATTTAGTTCTCTACCTTGATTGTGTTCTTGAATTCTtcttattctgatttttttcttttttctgttaaaaagtaTAATTCTTTTACCATTGCTTGTgatcttcctctctctttgtaTTTCTCATGTTTCAGCAGTTGtcatttaattaatttcagcTCTTCAGATTTGGTAAATGAGCATGCACTTACAAATACACTTATCAcatttctttgtgctttcccctcctttccagTCAGCAGTTAGTATTATTTCCTATGTTACAAATTGCGAGACATGGGTAACAtttgccctcctcctcctgcactcTGCCTGTCAGAGTAGATCTGAAATGTTGGTTACCAAAATCTGAAAACCCCTACTAAAAACACCACAGCATCATCACTGCAGGTAATTATCTTGATAGATCTGAAACTTCGCCAGACCTCTTTAGCACAAGCAAGgcaagagaaaggggaaagggtaaaggaaaagggaaagcagaaaagggaaacaggaaaagaaaaaggaaaggtaaaacaaatgggaaggggaaaggggaaggaaaagggaaagggaaatggaaaggaatggTCAATTAGTGCCTTTGTTACAGTGTTAGCAATGACTGTGCTGTTGGAAATCCTGTTTTCCAAATACGACATAATACAAAGACCACTTAGTTTTAAAGGTCCCAGCATGTTATTCTTGTTATTATTGGATTTTGCTTCACCATTAAGAATAATAATCCTGCAGCTGGTAGATGCTGAAGCCAGGAAagtttgtttattatttttttcctgataggTGCACTGAGCCTCCATTAAGATGAGTGTAAGGCAACAAACCCCATAAGAAAAAGTGAAGTAAATGGTATCATTTATAGTCTGTGTTAATTACAAGCCTGCAGTCCTAATTTTCTGCCTCCTTGAATGGCTCCTGCAAATGTGTCTGAACAACATATATTCCATTACATGGgcaaacacagtattttttttattacttggcAATAATGACATCACCTTTTGGTTTGTAATTCCAGTAGATCTGAGCCAGTTCAACAGTTTCCCTCACAGAACAACAGACCCCCAAAGAAAGAAGGACGATTCAGTATACTGAATCAcatcttctcttttaaaaagaataaaaatgatcaaaaaaacagtcagaaggagaaaagcagagaccGATATCCTAGAGAAGAGAGGTCAGATGTAGATGACATCATCACCACTTTTGATTGCGTTATGGACACAAACTGCAAAGATAAGCGCATGACCACCATTGGCTTTAAAAGAAGGAGCACAGACACAAAGTACCTCGTACCAGAAAAGAAGCAACCAGAGTGTCAGAGTCTTCTGCCCGTTAGAACCCAGAGCCTTCCCCCAATCACTGTGGGCAATTCCTTCCTAACTGCTTCCCGGAGCACAACGTCAaccttctcctccagcaccagcacccgCTATTTTGCACACAAGTCTCTAAAGAGGCAGAATGAACACAGCTTGCTGGAGCCCAGAAGCAGCTGCCAGGCTTTTTTCGATGGTCCCTGGAACACAGACTCTAACCAACTCTTCTACAAAGCCTGCACTAGGGCTCCTTCAGACAAACTGATAAATGGCTTAAACTCTGATAGATCTCACCATGTGCGTTTGTGCCCTCCCCACCTTCCCTCACTTCCCAGTTCTCCATCaggtaatttcttttctatctcCCAAATCCCATAATGTCTACTGATGTAGCAAGTTGAGTCAGAAAAAACAGGTAAGTCTGACCCAtgacatttctatttctttaatatctttttcagtttcttctcccTGTATGTAGTAGCAATTGCAGACAGCATATGTACAGAACAGCAGCTGACAGCTTAAGCAAGGTGCTTAGGGGTCAGAAATGAGAGATTTAAGTAGGCCtgatgaggaaataaaaatacaggtaGTTAGGAAACATAGAATGTACCTGAGTAAGGTAAGTGTCTTCAGATTATATATGTGCTTTGTGAATTGCATGTTAACACCCACGGCCATACCTGCTGCCTTGTGTCCACATTTAGTCCTGTAACTAGACATGCAAGGGAATAGTATTGCACTCAAATCTCTAACTGTGCTGAGAGCCGCTTCTGGATCCAACCAGATAAGTCCATGTATGTCACGCTGGACAGCTCTGCACCATGGCAGTTTTAGACCATAGTGTCACCCTTTCCCACCCTTCCGACCCCAAGTGCCAGCATTTTGGTTGAAGGTGCTGCTCTTACAGTTTTTCCAAAGCTGAGTTCAGGTTGCTATATTTATAGAGACAGAGTAAATGCTTTTATGTTGTGGTTTGGAAACTGTAATGCAACAGTAATGGGGCAGAGCATCAGAATTCTGAAGTAAACTCAAAACCAGGGTTTGACTGGATTTGGGATATCTAGTACTTTGTTTGACTCATATCCATAATTAAATGAATCTGGCTGGCTGGCCTTCGCGCTGGAGTTTACCTCAACGTATCAGTGTCTCCAACTTCATCTCCTTTGGGATTAGTCCCATGCCAAAATTAAACACATCTAGCATGCTTTTCAACCACTGTAATACCCAACAGAGAATGAAGCAAGCAAAAGCAATCCCCAAACTTACCAGTACACCATTACAAGAAGTAAACATTACACAATAAGTTAATCTACTCTCACCCCAACAAACATGAGCTGCTATCTTCTAGAGGAAAGAGGAGTGAACAGAAACCCTCTCTGAAACGAACACTCTCAGAGGTCAGGTCACTATTTAAACTTGCACGACAGTGCAAACTATGCTGACTTCTAAGTGAAGGGATctataaaatagaaaatctttGTTCAAATCTCTAATAATGAGAATAGAGGTGGCAATTTCAGAACGTCTGGTCATTCTACGTTGCACAAATAAAGGCTGGAAATTTTACCCTGGTTTTTAGGGTAAAAAGTAGCTATTCAAAAGTTCCACTTCCTGAACATCAGGCCACATTCCTGAAAACTTGATAGGCCTGGTCTATAAGTGTCACTACTTTTTTACTATGCACTCTTCAGCTATTCACTCaaccagaaaaaccccaaactccaCATGGCTACAAGGATTGCTCCAGCATGACTTTTTCTACACTGAACTCCTCAAGGTTCAGCTCACATGTGGAAGACAAGAAAATCTGCAGGGCTTTTTTACAACCCAAATATAATAGGGTACACTGAGGCTGAGATATTTGAGGGCTGttgacagcagaggaggaataAACTCAATCtggaaaaaccaaacctggGGATAACTATAGGGAAACATTTCTTGATGCGATTAGCTAGACCATGAATGCATTTGATGTGGGAGTAACAACCATGTTACTTAAAATGTGACTATAGATTTTTCTTAAGACTGTAGAATACTGTATGGTTAAATCTTTTTTTGCTCTGGACAGGACAGGTTTCACAGTTTTCTGTGAACATCCTATGATAAAAAGTTGCAACCAGCTGAATCAGGACAGACCCTGTGCATCCACTCAGTGCTCCATTACCTGCAGAGAGACTCAGTATAGCACCCACAATCTACATGCATGAATAAGGGAAAAATCACACCAATTATGGGAAGTTGTTACAATGGGAGCAGTCTTTGCATGTCCAAAGGAAGAGTAAGTCATTTTATCTCTAACAGTTTATTATCTCCCccagagaaaataaagcctGAGCCTGCTTTAAGCCCAGCTCTCTGTGTACCAGCTCCCTTTAACAAAACTTTCCAACAATAAAAAGATTCCTGTAGCTGGCAAAAAAGCCTCCCACTGAAGTATAtgaattaaaagcttttaaggAGGCAGAGAGTGTCTGACAGGAATACATTGCACAACCCAGATACTGTACAACATTTCTTCATGATAAAAAGATCTGCTTATCTTCTTTCATGCCTGTG
It contains:
- the ANKRD55 gene encoding ankyrin repeat domain-containing protein 55 isoform X1; the protein is MDFSSSSVFDQHRGDAAEEGDLSVVYQAAASGDVSTLTAVIREDPSILESCDSEGCTPLMHAVSGRQVDTVKLLLKMGANINTQDACGRTSLCLATYLGWLEGCISLIRNGAKQNIPDKNGRLPLHAATAEPDVRLLNVLLQKSNLNEINHQDNEGMTSLHWAAFHNRPQHTQTLLHKGADLTLVDKDLKTALHWAVQSGNRVLCSIILDHYQGPSIINYDDENGKTCMHIAAASGYSDIISELAKVPECNLQALDVDERTPLHWAAAAGKADCVQTLLELGIESNPRDINENTPLTYAMYCGHTACINLLAQNSRSEPVQQFPSQNNRPPKKEGRFSILNHIFSFKKNKNDQKNSQKEKSRDRYPREERSDVDDIITTFDCVMDTNCKDKRMTTIGFKRRSTDTKYLVPEKKQPECQSLLPVRTQSLPPITVGNSFLTASRSTTSTFSSSTSTRYFAHKSLKRQNEHSLLEPRSSCQAFFDGPWNTDSNQLFYKACTRAPSDKLINGLNSDRSHHVRLCPPHLPSLPSSPSGKSFQQMSTDQPKIKNNTPVQNSLAPIPNHCAHKIQLPSQGAKKFKSLPLNSPRTGAVILPPAPTSRSQKRGHSQSHLLYSILPGLSGEPLKQSCVLPAIPSQKRSNPAEELEKSLTKLDA
- the ANKRD55 gene encoding ankyrin repeat domain-containing protein 55 isoform X2, whose translation is MDFSSSSVFDQHRGDAAEEGDLSVVYQAAASGDVSTLTAVIREDPSILESCDSEGCTPLMHAVSGRQVDTVKLLLKMGANINTQDACGRTSLCLATYLGWLEGCISLIRNGAKQNIPDKNGRLPLHAATAEPDVRLLNVLLQKSNLNEINHQDNEGMTSLHWAAFHNRPQHTQTLLHKGADLTLVDKDLKTALHWAVQSGNRVLCSIILDHYQGPSIINYDDENGKTCMHIAAASGYSDIISELAKVPECNLQALDVDERTPLHWAAAAGKADCVQTLLELGIESNPRDINENTPLTYAMYCGHTACINLLAQNRSEPVQQFPSQNNRPPKKEGRFSILNHIFSFKKNKNDQKNSQKEKSRDRYPREERSDVDDIITTFDCVMDTNCKDKRMTTIGFKRRSTDTKYLVPEKKQPECQSLLPVRTQSLPPITVGNSFLTASRSTTSTFSSSTSTRYFAHKSLKRQNEHSLLEPRSSCQAFFDGPWNTDSNQLFYKACTRAPSDKLINGLNSDRSHHVRLCPPHLPSLPSSPSGKSFQQMSTDQPKIKNNTPVQNSLAPIPNHCAHKIQLPSQGAKKFKSLPLNSPRTGAVILPPAPTSRSQKRGHSQSHLLYSILPGLSGEPLKQSCVLPAIPSQKRSNPAEELEKSLTKLDA